In Cellvibrio polysaccharolyticus, a genomic segment contains:
- a CDS encoding VC0807 family protein, which produces MKAPPARKESFLANLLLNIVIPAVILSKLSSEQYLGTQGAIVVALAFPLGYGIRDYFITRKVNLLSALGFISILLTGGISLLQLDPQYIAIKEAAIPGLIGIATLISIKTRYPLVKTFVYNGKLLKVEKVSAALAERGTEAAFEKVLRNTSYMIAGSFFLSSFLNYVLAKIVMVSPAGTEAFNIELGRMTALSYPVIVVPAMIVMMGSLFYLFRNIRRLTNLTLDDVINDGSEN; this is translated from the coding sequence GTGAAAGCGCCCCCTGCCCGCAAGGAAAGTTTTCTCGCCAATTTACTGTTAAATATCGTCATCCCTGCCGTGATCCTCTCCAAACTCAGCAGTGAACAGTATCTGGGAACCCAGGGCGCTATCGTGGTGGCACTGGCGTTTCCTCTCGGTTACGGCATTCGTGATTATTTTATTACTCGCAAGGTCAACCTGCTTTCTGCACTTGGCTTTATCAGCATTTTGCTGACCGGCGGCATTAGCCTGTTACAACTCGACCCGCAATACATTGCCATCAAGGAAGCCGCGATTCCCGGCCTTATTGGTATTGCGACCTTGATCTCAATAAAAACCCGCTACCCGCTGGTAAAAACCTTCGTTTATAACGGCAAATTGCTGAAGGTAGAAAAAGTATCAGCGGCACTTGCTGAGCGCGGTACAGAAGCCGCCTTTGAAAAAGTACTGCGCAATACCTCTTATATGATTGCCGGTTCTTTTTTTCTGTCTTCGTTTTTAAATTATGTGCTGGCAAAAATTGTTATGGTCAGCCCCGCCGGTACCGAAGCCTTCAATATCGAACTGGGACGCATGACCGCCCTCAGTTATCCGGTCATTGTGGTGCCTGCCATGATTGTGATGATGGGTAGCCTTTTCTATTTATTTCGCAATATCCGCCGCCTGACCAACCTCACCCTCGATGATGTTATTAACGACGGCAGTGAAAACTGA
- a CDS encoding L-threonylcarbamoyladenylate synthase — MAQFFQIHPENPQSRLIAQAVDIIRQGGLVVYPTDSAYALGCHIGDKMALDRIRAMRQLDKHHNFTLMCRDLSELATYARVNNQVFRMIKNHTPGPYTFILEGTAEVPRRLMHPKRKTLGLRVPDNPIALALLEQLGEPLMTSSLLLPGDELPLSDPYEIRDLLEHQVELVIDGGYCGVEPTTVVDFTSDSPELIRQGKGDFSVFEQG, encoded by the coding sequence TTGGCACAATTTTTTCAGATTCATCCGGAAAATCCGCAATCCCGCTTGATTGCCCAGGCGGTTGATATTATCCGTCAGGGTGGCCTGGTGGTTTACCCGACAGATTCCGCCTACGCATTGGGTTGCCATATTGGCGACAAGATGGCACTTGACCGCATCCGTGCCATGCGTCAGTTGGACAAACACCACAATTTCACACTGATGTGTCGTGACCTTTCAGAGCTGGCAACCTACGCCCGGGTTAACAACCAGGTGTTTCGTATGATCAAAAATCATACCCCGGGGCCTTACACCTTTATTCTCGAAGGAACCGCTGAAGTGCCTCGCCGGTTAATGCACCCCAAGCGAAAAACATTGGGCCTCCGTGTGCCGGATAACCCCATCGCCCTGGCACTGCTGGAGCAATTGGGTGAACCGCTGATGACCAGCAGCTTGCTGCTGCCCGGCGATGAGCTGCCATTGAGTGACCCCTATGAAATTCGCGATCTGCTGGAGCATCAGGTAGAACTGGTGATCGACGGCGGTTATTGCGGGGTAGAACCTACCACGGTGGTCGATTTTACCTCCGATAGCCCGGAGCTGATTCGTCAGGGCAAGGGTGATTTTTCCGTATTTGAGCAAGGGTGA
- a CDS encoding pyridoxine 5'-phosphate synthase — translation MSTTALSVNLNKIALIRNSRPGNFPDVIAHGKVCIDAGADGLTVHPRPDQRHIRPADVYGLSELVKQHPGIEFNIEGNPFAPHVGDFPGFIKLVEDVVPDQCTLVPDSNDQLTSDQGFDLRKSSEILKPLIHRLQDKGVRVSLFMDPEPEQIELAAKLGVERIELYTGPYAAAWGQPELLEALFDQYDKAARVASGLGIGINAGHDLNLDNLGRFLTIPEILEVSIGHALTVDALAIGMESAVKAYRAICQQ, via the coding sequence ATGAGCACAACCGCACTAAGCGTTAACCTGAACAAAATTGCTTTAATTCGCAACTCGCGTCCGGGTAATTTCCCGGATGTGATCGCGCACGGAAAAGTTTGTATTGATGCCGGTGCCGATGGGCTTACGGTACATCCGCGCCCGGACCAGCGCCATATTCGCCCGGCCGACGTTTACGGTTTGTCCGAGCTGGTTAAACAACACCCGGGTATTGAGTTCAATATTGAAGGCAACCCTTTCGCACCTCACGTGGGCGATTTTCCGGGGTTTATCAAACTGGTGGAAGATGTTGTACCCGACCAGTGCACCCTGGTGCCGGATAGCAACGATCAACTTACCTCTGATCAAGGTTTTGACCTGCGCAAGAGCAGTGAAATACTCAAACCGCTGATCCACCGCCTGCAAGACAAAGGCGTTCGTGTCAGTTTGTTTATGGATCCGGAGCCGGAACAAATTGAACTGGCGGCAAAACTCGGGGTGGAGCGCATCGAGCTGTATACCGGGCCTTACGCGGCGGCCTGGGGGCAACCTGAGTTGCTGGAGGCATTGTTTGATCAATACGACAAGGCGGCACGCGTGGCGTCCGGGCTTGGTATCGGCATCAATGCCGGCCACGACCTTAATCTCGATAACCTTGGCCGTTTTCTGACGATTCCTGAAATTCTGGAAGTTTCCATCGGCCATGCGCTCACGGTAGATGCGCTGGCAATCGGTATGGAAAGCGCGGTCAAAGCCTATCGAGCTATTTGCCAGCAATAA
- a CDS encoding peptidylprolyl isomerase — translation MKKILTALALASAAFASTQAMAEDYPRVAMKTDLGTYVLELYPDKAPITVANFLEYVDSKFYDGTIYHRVIPGFVVQGGGLNFDFTVKETRDPIENESNNGLRNDYQTISMARTADPHSASSQFYINLQNNNSLNAAGSKPGYTVFGKVVEGMDIVEKIVDEPRGMHRAFPEAPNYAVRTLSATRVDAAFKPDNKPAAAKIPMQNSNVRDALVKP, via the coding sequence ATGAAAAAAATACTGACCGCACTGGCGTTAGCTTCTGCTGCATTTGCAAGCACCCAGGCAATGGCGGAAGACTACCCGCGCGTGGCAATGAAAACAGATCTGGGCACCTATGTGCTTGAGCTGTATCCGGACAAAGCTCCGATTACCGTGGCCAACTTTCTTGAATATGTTGATAGCAAATTTTACGACGGCACCATTTACCACCGGGTTATTCCCGGCTTTGTGGTTCAGGGTGGCGGCCTGAATTTTGACTTCACCGTCAAGGAAACCCGCGACCCGATTGAAAATGAATCGAACAACGGTTTGCGCAATGACTACCAGACTATTTCCATGGCGCGCACCGCTGACCCACACAGTGCCTCGTCGCAGTTTTATATCAACTTGCAGAACAATAATTCACTCAACGCGGCTGGCAGCAAACCTGGTTACACCGTCTTTGGCAAGGTGGTTGAGGGGATGGATATCGTCGAGAAAATTGTCGACGAGCCTCGCGGCATGCACCGCGCTTTTCCTGAAGCGCCAAACTATGCGGTACGTACTTTGAGCGCTACCCGTGTAGACGCAGCTTTCAAGCCGGATAACAAACCGGCAGCCGCCAAGATACCTATGCAAAATAGCAATGTGCGCGATGCGCTGGTGAAGCCATGA
- a CDS encoding PHP domain-containing protein — MIFDLHSHTTRSDGILSPEALMSRAKARNVSVIAVTDHDTIAGLSAARQAACELGLGFINGIEISTLWRGAGVHVVGLGVATDSPALQEAIQLLQQVRADRAVAIAAKLEKAGLGNVLPEVQRIAGDALPGRLHFARYLVKRGSVNSIQRAFKQYLGTGKVADVKYQWPDMTRAIEWIHEAGGVAVLAHPAKYDFTRSKMCRLVGEFAAAGGDAMEVVSGYQDARLTQDLARIATANGLLASCGSDFHAPDQPWQELGNFGSLPESCQPVWRRLGFEA; from the coding sequence GTGATATTTGATCTGCATAGCCACACCACCCGATCAGACGGTATTTTAAGCCCTGAGGCGCTGATGTCGAGAGCCAAAGCGCGAAACGTGTCAGTTATTGCGGTAACAGATCACGATACGATAGCCGGTTTAAGCGCCGCTCGGCAAGCGGCATGTGAGCTGGGTCTCGGCTTCATTAACGGCATAGAAATTTCCACCCTCTGGCGAGGCGCTGGCGTACATGTGGTTGGCCTTGGCGTGGCAACAGATTCTCCCGCCTTGCAGGAAGCCATCCAGCTGCTGCAACAGGTGCGGGCAGATCGTGCGGTGGCAATTGCCGCTAAACTGGAAAAGGCCGGGCTGGGTAATGTACTTCCCGAGGTGCAGCGCATTGCCGGTGACGCTTTACCCGGTCGCTTGCATTTCGCCCGCTATCTGGTGAAACGCGGATCCGTAAACAGTATCCAGCGTGCCTTCAAACAATACCTCGGTACCGGCAAAGTTGCTGATGTGAAATACCAGTGGCCTGATATGACCCGGGCTATTGAGTGGATTCATGAAGCCGGGGGAGTGGCGGTGCTGGCTCATCCGGCCAAATACGATTTTACCCGCAGCAAAATGTGTCGCCTGGTGGGCGAGTTTGCTGCGGCAGGCGGCGACGCCATGGAAGTGGTTAGCGGTTATCAGGACGCAAGATTGACGCAGGATTTGGCACGTATCGCCACCGCAAACGGCTTGTTGGCCTCATGCGGTAGTGATTTTCATGCCCCCGATCAACCCTGGCAGGAGCTGGGAAATTTCGGCAGTCTGCCTGAGTCGTGCCAGCCCGTGTGGCGACGACTGGGTTTTGAGGCATAA
- a CDS encoding TIGR04211 family SH3 domain-containing protein — protein MKKRLTHLLLKTILPGALLLPLAMQGHTQEAEAETVESMRYVSDVMYIPLRKGPGNAQDVLINGLVSGTPLTFVREETDSNRVTWSLVRTSEGILGWARNSHLLAEPPAGPQLSELQQRYDALSKEYESLKQSSSLAIDIEKDNQRLHESHQVLQTRADYLQAENDQLKNSDRYNQWIYGGGLLLAGVLLSLILQAFGKRKRQSEWR, from the coding sequence GTGAAAAAAAGATTAACCCACCTGCTTCTGAAAACGATTTTGCCCGGTGCACTTTTATTGCCTTTGGCGATGCAAGGTCATACCCAGGAAGCCGAGGCTGAAACCGTAGAAAGCATGCGCTACGTCAGCGACGTTATGTATATCCCGCTGCGCAAAGGGCCTGGCAACGCCCAGGATGTTCTTATCAATGGTCTGGTTAGTGGCACTCCGCTGACTTTTGTGCGCGAAGAAACCGACAGTAATCGCGTTACCTGGTCGCTGGTAAGAACCTCGGAAGGCATACTGGGCTGGGCGAGAAATTCACATTTATTGGCTGAGCCACCCGCTGGCCCGCAGCTGAGCGAACTGCAACAACGTTACGATGCCTTGTCAAAAGAATACGAAAGCCTCAAGCAAAGTTCATCACTGGCTATTGATATCGAAAAAGACAATCAGCGCTTGCATGAAAGCCATCAGGTACTGCAAACCCGCGCTGACTATTTGCAAGCCGAAAATGATCAACTGAAAAATTCCGATCGCTACAACCAGTGGATTTATGGTGGCGGTTTGCTGCTGGCGGGCGTATTACTTTCACTGATTTTACAAGCTTTTGGCAAGCGCAAGCGCCAATCCGAATGGCGTTAG
- a CDS encoding YciI family protein → MLYAIISEDVNASLELRKQTRPAHLARLQQLKDDGRLVLAGPHPAIDTPNPGDAGFTGSLVVAEFDSLYAAQQWADADPYIEAGVYAKVLVKPFNRVLP, encoded by the coding sequence ATGTTGTACGCCATAATCAGTGAAGATGTAAATGCAAGCCTGGAATTGCGCAAGCAGACCCGTCCTGCTCATTTGGCACGCTTACAACAATTAAAGGATGATGGCCGCCTGGTGCTCGCTGGCCCGCACCCCGCCATTGATACGCCCAACCCCGGTGATGCCGGTTTTACCGGAAGCCTGGTCGTTGCAGAATTCGATTCCCTCTATGCCGCCCAGCAATGGGCTGATGCCGACCCTTACATTGAAGCCGGCGTTTACGCAAAAGTTCTGGTTAAACCCTTTAATCGCGTGCTGCCCTGA